In Oscillatoria acuminata PCC 6304, a single window of DNA contains:
- a CDS encoding DUF6883 domain-containing protein, with amino-acid sequence MKLADIVSRLVIDPRKLTEYALNPDNPKGADKALMFERHLGFTQDNYQPLLQQILLQALETEAILQSTDKHGQRYQVDLEIRGIQEGQQEIVRTGWIVESESDTARLVTLYVRKRP; translated from the coding sequence ATGAAACTTGCAGATATTGTCAGCCGTTTGGTTATCGATCCTCGCAAGCTGACAGAGTACGCACTTAACCCGGATAACCCCAAAGGAGCTGATAAAGCCCTCATGTTTGAGCGTCATCTTGGATTTACTCAAGATAACTACCAACCTCTACTGCAACAGATTTTGCTTCAAGCCTTAGAAACAGAAGCAATTTTGCAGTCTACAGATAAACATGGACAACGCTATCAGGTAGATTTGGAGATTAGGGGAATACAAGAAGGACAGCAAGAAATTGTCCGAACGGGTTGGATAGTTGAATCTGAGAGTGATACTGCTAGATTAGTGACACTATATGTTAGGAAAAGACCATGA